A genomic window from Elaeis guineensis isolate ETL-2024a chromosome 3, EG11, whole genome shotgun sequence includes:
- the LOC105040937 gene encoding CASP-like protein 1C1 — protein sequence MAKASRACVFLLRLLAAAATVSAAVVMATSHESTTLFGLTLEAKFQYTPSFKFFVIANAIGCGYSLLVLLIPPTSSLSRFVVMLDVIIAMLLTAAISAAGAISEVGKKGNSHSGWLPICGQIPKFCDHVKGAMICAFCGVVIYLVILLHSIHTVIGPLLP from the exons ATGGCCAAGGCTTCAAGGGCCTGCGTCTTTCTGCTCAGGCTCCTGGCCGCGGCCGCCACCGTCTCCGCCGCCGTCGTCATGGCGACGAGCCACGAGTCCACCACCTTATTCGGCTTAACCTTGGAGGCCAAGTTCCAATACACACCTTCCTTCAA GTTCTTCGTGATTGCCAATGCCATCGGTTGTGGCTACTCCCTCCTCGTTCTTCTGATACCTCCCACGAGCTCGCTCTCGAGATTTGTCGTCATGCTCGATGTG ATCATCGCAATGCTGCTGACTGCGGCCATCTCAGCAGCAGGAGCCATATCCGAGGTGGGGAAGAAAGGGAATTCGCACTCTGGATGGCTGCCGATCTGTGGGCAGATTCCCAAGTTCTGCGATCATGTAAAGGGAGCTATGATCTGTGCCTTCTGTGGTGTGGTGATTTACTTGGTGATCCTTCTCCATAGCATCCACACTGTGATCGGTCCTCTTCTTCCATGA